The sequence below is a genomic window from Lycium ferocissimum isolate CSIRO_LF1 chromosome 9, AGI_CSIRO_Lferr_CH_V1, whole genome shotgun sequence.
AACTATGAGCCTGGACGGGGTCATAAATTCTGAAGAAAACGACATATGTCCAGATTCAATCTCAGGACATGGAAGATGTAACATTGAATATGCATAAAACTTGTGCAAGCAAAAAAACAcagaaaaaagaagcaaaaagcCCATTTGATCACAATGAGCCTTATAAGCCTTTTTGGCCAAGCTCCTGGGGAACCAAAAGTACTAAGTTTCTTTAGAAAGTGCTTATTTAGAAAGTTGAgatgtttggtcaagcttttagTGGGGAAATAAGTGCTTTGAGTAGTAGCAGAAGCTGTTTTTCAGAAGGCTAAAGATAGTAACTTTTCCCCATAAGCACTTTTGGAACCTTGACCAAGCACAAATTATTGCTCTAATATTATTAGCAAAAGTATTATgcaaattgattagccaaatGCGAACTGCTACTTAACACTTTTgacaaaaagtacttttcaaaataagcagattttggaagtttggccaaacaggctataagtgcCTTACATGGACTATAACAAGTATTCTAGAATTAGCATTTCCATTCCAGATAAAATTAATGCATTTCCAACTAGACAGCAGCGTGAGAACAAGAGGAAAAGAATGATACAGAACATTACCTTATCCCAAGGCCGAGAAGCTCCAGTAGGATCACTGTTTCTCTGGGAAAGTGCTCTGCATGCAACGAATCCTCCCAATCCTACAAAAAGATAAAATCACTTGGGAAAAAAATAACTCAGATCGCTAAATAAAGACAAGACGGAGGATACATACCAATTGGTATAATTACTGCATCTGATCCACCACAGAGCATCATATCCTGCAGTTTTCAGTAACGGAAAAAGGAGAACACAAACTATTAAGCATGTTATAGCTTAGAAGTCCTCCATTAGACCACAACGAAACTTTCTAAACAGGGTGAATAGCattttttatccttcaattATTGGTAAATTCTAATTTTAGTCCTTCTGATAGTTTATCAGtcacatttaaccttcaattactTGAAATGTGCATTTTTTATCCCTTGGCTTAGGAATTTCACTACTTTTCAGAATTATTAACAGTTCCACCATTAAATTACtcatttattaaattaaacttATACTTTACTCCATATTTGAGTAGAAGGATCAAAAGCACAGATTTTAATTTATTGAAGGTTAAATGCGTCGAGTCGAATATCAGAAGGACCAAAATCAGAATTTACCAATAACTGAGGGATTCCCAAAAATGTTGTTCTCCCTTCTAATGATTCAAGATACGCTTTCAAGAGCTCTTTAGTGATTCAAGGTAAGAAACTTACAGCTTCACCTCTAATGATATGGTTCGCAGCATTTAAAATGCAGAAGTTGCTTGTAGCACATGCTGTTGAAATTGAATAATTCGGACCCATCCATCCCTGCAATTTAATTTACAAATAAGCACATTATATGGACTTCCTTACACATTAAAGCCTTCAAAGATGAAACACTGGCTAACCAGGTCCATGGCAAGCATTGCAGAGCCCATGTTTGTAGTGGCAAATGGTACACAGAAAGGATTCATCTTCTTATAAGAAATCCTTAAAGATTCTATTGCATCATTGAAGACCTGCAATTCAACCAAAACCTTTGAGTCTACTCATTTACTTTCGGACTAGCAAAAATTTACCAACTCATATAgtattatattgttattgttgtttccATAAGTCAAGGTGTTTGACAGGGAATGAAAGGAAGACTTGATACTAAAATAAGCCATAGATGTTTGTgtagctataaatcatctcattaagggtaaaatgagcattttaaagttaaattgttactaaatatagaaaggtgttattctttttgggacagaaaaaaagggaaagactGTCGCATAAATTGGGagagagggagtaatatttaagaaagtaaagatgaTCACCTTCATCCCACCCATACCAGAGCCAATCAAAACTCCACATCTTGTTTTATTCAATTCTTTCATTACGTCTTCAGTAATTCCACCGTCTGACAATGCCTTCTTGCCAGCTGttagcatgtaaagcatgaactTGTCCATTCTTTTAGAAAGTTTAGGTGCCACCCAGCCATCAGTTGAGAACGACTTGATCTCTCCAGCAATCCTCTGCAATTGTACCCCTTTATTAACatctaaaatattaaagttaCGGAAAGCTAACCCAAGAAGCAGTCTCAAGTTCAAATCTCAGCGGAGACAAATACAATAGGTGAGTTTTGGGAAGTAGCAGATATCttgtggaattagtcgaggtgcgcgcaaACTGGCCCAGACACCacgattataaaaaaaaactaatccaAGAAGAAGACGTACTGTTGGAAAAGGCGAACAATCAAAAGCTTCTATCTCGCTTATGCCACTGACACCTTGAAGAAGGTTTTCATAAAACACATCAGGATCATGACCATTTGGTGTGACCACTCCCATTCCTGTCACAACCACTCGCCTTTCCTTGGTTGGTGGTTTCTTCTTTGATGCAACTTCCATTTCTGGTTGTACGGCAATGGCTCTTATGACACCTAGTACAAGACGGTTGCAGAACGTCAACATACATGTAGGGTAGCAGATAAATTTAAGGGGATTTCTATTAGGAAATTGACATTGAAATCACATGTTGAAACTAGATCATAAGCAGCTATTTCGACTAAACTACAACCAAATTGCATGATAACTTGCAATCGTGTCGACACCTAGTACAAGACGGTTGCAGAACGTAAACATACATGTAGGGTAGCAGATAAATTTAAGGGGATTTCTATTAGGAAATTGACATTGAAATCACATGTTGAAACTAGATCATAAGCAGCTATTTCGTAGAAAGAAAAAATACTCAAAACATGCAAAGATCGGTTCCTTCTTATGTATGAGAATACACATTAGAGGTAGGCTGACGAAACAGCCAAAAAAACACAGCTACTTTCACTTCTTAGAAAAAAAAGTAGTTCGACTAAACTACAACCAAATTGCATGATAACTTGCAATCGTGTCAACAAGATAACAAAGTACTCCATTCTTAATTAGAAATAACCTAACTTTAAAATTCGCGTTTTATCATTATCGAAAGGATTTATAGCAACACAAGTGTTTAAGGTTTGTTTTAgacaacaaatttcaaaagtcttcctttctttcttaaattttgtcctttctttcttaaattttgtgcctagtcaaacaGTGTCACATagattgggacggagggaatataACATTCTTTCCATAATGGGACACACCAAAAGATTAGACACCATCTCATTTCTATAAAGTTAACAAATATCAAGATTTCAAATTCATTAAACAATTCAGACTTTGAACTTTAATGTGACATTCTCTCTATCAAACTAATTTCTCAAACCATTACTTTAACATTTATCTTTTACTATCACCAATATAATATGTAGATCAAATCAGCAGCTTAAACTTCATATTTGGTTTTTCATGTTGCATAAAGGGgcaattttaaaactaaaaaaacaaaacattcTTAgaacagcagcagcagcagcagcaccTGTATTACCTTTGAATTTAAAGACTCTGGCAGAAATTCCCACAATAAGAATATGCCATGCATAAATTAAATAGGATACACAAATAACAAGTCATATGACTTATGAGCTCCATTTTGCTCAAATCAATTCAATCACACTAAGGGTGTGTTCAGTAGGGAGGTTTGccaattttttcatatttggttaatcaaaattttcggaaaacattttctctaggaaaataaTTTCCGGAAAATGACTCGCCTAGtagaagtagggaaaacaagtttcacAAGTGTCATTCCACATTTAGTGTGTCCTTTCCACCCTCTAACACACATCATCTTCACCCAAACCCCTAGCCCCCCACCCCtagtatttgtctagattatatacaaatactTTTCGCATAATATTTTTGGCTTACGTAcagaacacaagaaaataagtaagaaatccactTATTTTTCCTggaaacattttccttcataccaatcACACCCTAAATGAAAAATGTAATCCAAGAAACAGGGTACACAAAATTTACACCCCTGAACcttaaataaaacaaattaagattttttacaaaaatatcaaaatttaccTTGTTTGCCACTGCAACTAAATTTGCTCCTCCAACAATTAGGATAACCACTTCCAAATCCATAGAGTGAAGAAAAACCATTATTCACTAAACAAGAATTGGAAAATGAAAGCTCTTTGCAAGTCTTTGAATTCTGCTGCACATTTTTACAAGCACCTGACATGCATGCAACCATTACCCATGTCGATACATTCAATGAAGACATTCTTGGTTCAATTTCCaatcaaaaaaatcaattttttttttaccttaaaCAACGTTAAACCCAAAAGGGCATCCTTAAAATGAAGTAAAAAGTCCAATTTCcaattaaaaatcaaatcttttttCACCTTAAACAATGTAAAACCCAAAAGGGTATCCttaaaatgaagtaaaagacaTTCTTGATTCAATTTCCaatcaaaaatcaaatcttttttTCGACAACAACCTTATAAATATCATTAAACAATGTAAAACCCAAAATGGGGTATCATTAAAATGAAGTAAAAAGTGTTGAGATTAAAGAAATGAGTggcattatatttttttgtggGGTTGCTTAAATctgagagaaaaataaattaaagaaaaacaaagtggTTTTATTTTTATGGATCTCTGTGCCACAACAAACAGAGCTGTCTAAATGCCAAGtttcaatatttataaatttttttcttctctgtATATATTAGTAGGGACGATATCTGAGTACTACTCATCACAGAAAAAGACAAAAACAGAGAGCCTTGAAAagctaatattaaaaaaaaaaaaaaaaaaaaggtttcatTAATGGAAATGAGGCCAATTAATAGAATTATACTGTTAATAAAAGCATATTAACcaagaaaggaaaaagttaACAAGATTATGATATCTATATCTCAGGTT
It includes:
- the LOC132030868 gene encoding 3-oxoacyl-[acyl-carrier-protein] synthase II, chloroplastic-like, whose translation is MSSLNVSTWVMVACMSGACKNVQQNSKTCKELSFSNSCLVNNGFSSLYGFGSGYPNCWRSKFSCSGKQGVIRAIAVQPEMEVASKKKPPTKERRVVVTGMGVVTPNGHDPDVFYENLLQGVSGISEIEAFDCSPFPTRIAGEIKSFSTDGWVAPKLSKRMDKFMLYMLTAGKKALSDGGITEDVMKELNKTRCGVLIGSGMGGMKVFNDAIESLRISYKKMNPFCVPFATTNMGSAMLAMDLGWMGPNYSISTACATSNFCILNAANHIIRGEADMMLCGGSDAVIIPIGLGGFVACRALSQRNSDPTGASRPWDKNRDGFVMGEGAGVLLLEELEHAKRRGATIYAEFLGGSFTCDAYHMTEPHPEGAGVILCIEKALAQSGVSKEEVNYINAHATSTPAGDLREYQALVRCFGQNPELRVNSTKSMIGHLLGAAGAVEAVATVQAIRTGWVHPNINLENPDEGVDTNLLVGPKKERLDIKVALSNSFGFGGHNSSILFAPYK